The proteins below are encoded in one region of Longimicrobiaceae bacterium:
- a CDS encoding BrnT family toxin: MSVTYRLQGVAFEWDEDKARANLEKHGVTFEEAAEAFLDPFYQGGEASVEGERRDFVLGYSLSQRLLLVVYIEHRSATRIISARPATRAERKLYEQAG, from the coding sequence ATGAGCGTCACGTACCGGCTGCAGGGAGTTGCCTTCGAGTGGGATGAGGACAAGGCCCGCGCGAATCTCGAGAAGCACGGGGTTACCTTCGAAGAGGCGGCCGAGGCGTTCCTCGACCCTTTCTACCAGGGGGGCGAGGCATCGGTGGAAGGGGAGCGCCGCGACTTCGTCCTCGGGTACTCGCTGTCCCAGCGCCTCCTGCTCGTAGTCTATATTGAGCACCGAAGCGCAACGCGCATCATCTCCGCCCGTCCTGCGACCCGTGCCGAAAGGAAGCTGTATGAGCAAGCCGGATGA
- a CDS encoding ABC transporter ATP-binding protein, which produces MSRVIEARGIVKEYPYGGDAVHALRGVDLDVSAGEMVAVVGPSGCGKSSLLNVLAGIDPPTSGTVRLLGWELAALSEGARSRLRLRQVGFVFQRFHLLAVLTAAENVEFPMAEAGVPKRERRARARELLEYVGLGHRTGHRPPHLSGGEQQRVAIARALANRPRVLFADEPTGELDRRTGDEIIALFERLNADGTTLVVVTHDPGVAGHARRRVEMADGVVVDDGRGGA; this is translated from the coding sequence ATGAGCCGGGTGATCGAGGCGCGGGGGATCGTCAAGGAGTACCCGTACGGGGGCGACGCCGTGCACGCGCTGCGGGGCGTGGACCTGGACGTGAGCGCGGGCGAGATGGTGGCGGTGGTGGGGCCGTCCGGGTGCGGGAAGAGCTCGCTGCTGAACGTGCTGGCCGGGATCGACCCGCCCACCTCGGGGACGGTGCGCCTGCTCGGATGGGAGCTGGCGGCGCTGAGCGAGGGGGCGCGCTCCCGGCTGCGGCTGCGGCAGGTGGGGTTCGTCTTCCAGCGCTTCCACCTTCTGGCGGTGCTCACGGCGGCCGAGAACGTGGAGTTCCCCATGGCCGAGGCGGGCGTGCCGAAGCGGGAGCGGCGCGCGCGCGCCCGGGAGCTGCTGGAGTACGTGGGGCTGGGGCACCGGACGGGGCACCGGCCGCCGCACCTTTCCGGCGGGGAGCAGCAGCGCGTCGCCATCGCGCGTGCACTCGCCAACCGCCCCAGGGTGCTCTTCGCGGACGAGCCCACGGGGGAGCTGGACCGCCGCACGGGCGACGAGATCATCGCGCTCTTCGAGCGGTTGAACGCGGACGGGACCACGCTGGTGGTGGTGACGCACGACCCCGGCGTGGCAGGGCACGCGCGGCGGCGGGTGGAGATGGCGGACGGGGTGGTGGTGGACGACGGGAGGGGGGGCGCGTGA